In Sander vitreus isolate 19-12246 chromosome 12, sanVit1, whole genome shotgun sequence, the following proteins share a genomic window:
- the LOC144526580 gene encoding homeobox protein Mohawk-like: MHLLSEENSLCLTMNKVAEMKSDTRLHFEDNMRSEERSRLNCVDLPQSSLTDGQNTDLLRCQETADDSSPIKYRRYGSRLGGVKVRHKRQVLQDMARPLKHWLYKHRDNPYPTKTEKVLLALGSHMTLVQVSNWFANARRRLKNTVRQPDLSWALRIKLYNKYIQGNAERLSVCSDNTDSDDEECPLQTPISQSDFGRSSSHKSVLEKQGSVLAMADSANSDDSASPPSKYKSSLLNRYLNDTLRHMMVAKADGVTSTRKRRSHSESFSSNECDRDVVSPASSYETEANFVYHMDTMDYTSTECDRQQQHGRGQQRRDDQGWREIHAAVALTSLAQGQSCTADQSHVTVPKAEPFSVTRTTIMDRMCVTGPTAALRQSCTTGPTLTNRIIQKSSHISEVQTVNVALANSV, from the exons ATGCACCTGTTGAGCGAGGAAAACTCTCTGTGTTTAACAATGAACAAAGTGGCTGAGATGAAGTCTGACACTCGGCTTCATTTTGAGGACAACATGAGATCAGAGGAGAGGAGCAGACTGAACTGTGTAGACTTACCTCAGAGCAGTTTAACAGACGGACAGAACACAGACCTGCTGCGATGCCAGGAGACCGCTGACGACAGCTCTCCTATCAAGTACAGAAGATATGG GTCTCGTCTGGGTGGGGTCAAAGTTCGCCACAAGAGACAGGTGCTGCAGGACATGGCCCGGCCGCTGAAACATTGGCTGTACAAACACCGGGACAACCCCTACCCCACCAAGACCGAGAAGGTCCTGCTGGCTCTGGGCTCACACATGACGCTAGTGCAG GTTTCGAACTGGTTTGCGAACGCCCGGCGGAGGCTGAAGAACACAGTGAGACAGCCGGACCTGAGCTGGGCCCTGAGGATCAAACTGTACAATAAATACATCCAGGGGAACGCTGAGAGACTGAGCGTGTGCAGTGATAACACCGACTCAGATG ATGAAGAGTGTCCCTTACAAACTCCAATCAGCCAATCAGACTTTGGCAGGTCATCATCCCACAAGAGCGTGCTCGAGAAGCAGGGCAGCGTCCTCGCCATGGCGGACTCCGCCAACAGTGACGACAGCGCGTCGCCTCCATCCAAGTACAAGAGCAGTTTACTGAATCGGTATCTGAACGACACCCTGCGGCACATGATGGTGGCAAAGGCTGACGGCGTCACCTCGACCCGCAAGAGGAGGAGCCACTCCGAGTCGTTCAGCTCCAACGAGTGTGATCGAGATGTTGTATCTCCGGCGTCGTCCTACGAAACAGAGGCCAACTTTGTCTACCACATGG ACACAATGGACTATACTTCAACTGAATGTGACAG ACAACAGCAGCATGGCCGAGGCCAGCAGAGACGAGACGATCAGGGCTGGAGGGAGATCCACGCCGCCGTTGCTCTGACCAGCTTGGCCCAGGGGCAGAGCTGCACAGCAGACCAGAGCCACGTGACAGTGCCCAAAGCTGAGCCCTTCTCGGTTACGAGGACCACTATCATGGACAGAATGTGTGTCACAGGACCCACCGCCGCTCTGAGGCAGAGCTGCACCACGGGGCCCACTCTCACCAACCGCATCATCCAGAAGTCCTCTCATATCTCTGAGGTCCAGACTGTTAACGTGGCCCTGGCAAACAGTGTATAG
- the LOC144526874 gene encoding ras-related protein Rab-18-B-like → MDDDVLTTLKLLIIGESGVGKSSLLLRFTEDTFDPEQSATIGVDFKVKTVAIDGNKAKLAIWDTAGQERFRTLTPSYYRGAQGVILVYDVTKRETFTKLDNWLNELETYTTRNDIVKMLVGNKIDQDDHEVDRNEGLKFARKHSMLFIEASAKTKDGVQCAFEELVEKILQTPGLWESENQGQRVRLGDHEQGSGRACGGYCSIP, encoded by the exons ATGGATGACGACGTGCTGACGACTTTGAAGCTGTTGATAATTGGCGAAAGTGGAGTCGGAAAGTCCAG TCTCCTCCTGAGGTTTACAGAAGATACCTTTGACCCAGAGCAGTCAGCGACAATAG GTGTGGATTTCAAAGTAAAGACAGTCGCAATAGATGGGAACAAAGCAAAGCTCGCCATATGG GACACAGCCGGACAGGAAAGGTTTCGCACTCTGACACCCAGCTACTACCGCGGTGCACAGGGAGTCATACTTG TATATGACGTCACAAAGCGCGAGACTTTTACCAAGCTCGACAACTGGCTAAATGAACTGGAAACCTACACAACACGCAATGACATTGTGAAGATGCTGGTTGGGAACAAAATTGATCAG GACGACCATGAAGTGGACAGAAACGAGGGGCTGAAATTTGCTAGGAAACACTCTATGCTTTTTATTG AGGCCAGTGCAAAGACCAAAGATGGCGTCCAGTGTGCCTTTGAGGAGCTTGTGGAGAAGATCCTCCAGACGCCGGGGCTTTGGGAGAGTGAAAACCAGGGTCAGAGGGTCCGTCTGGGGGACCATGAGCAGGGCAGTGGCAGGGCATGTGGAGGATACTGTTCCATACCCTGA
- the ptchd3b gene encoding patched domain-containing protein 3 has product MGRIRTDCVERLLRICFEMMGHFIGSHPWWFLIIPLILSASLGNGFFLLEDRMSNDIEEQFTPVDGQAKLERKYIQETFPGNDSMFSRLRLSTDGNYATLIATSDKNILTVESLQDILDLDFKVRNMVLQFNNQSFQYVDVCAEVMGSCTSNYILDIIEYSANNIDTINLTFPWYYSNFRSIPLYLSLGSVKLYEDSSVVESAKAIQLHYYLDEGNKTKTDLWLESFINLVSNISTSIQVSYSTSMSMQWEFKKSPASVIYSFSITYAITITFSIVSCWRLDNVRTKVWVASCGVLSTGLAVLSGFGVLLLLDQPFVMTVASCPFMILGIGLDDMFIMISCWQRTRVLDSVPARLADTYKDAAVSISITSLTNALAILLGCCSPFGSVRSFCLYAGISICFCYLYSITFLGACMALNGQREAENKHWFTCAKIPEDLPSRNSKVLSICCVGGSYNRMTEKEGTDPMSYMFERFYGPMLTHKLMKACVFVIYAGYLAVGIYGCFILKEGLDIRNLALDDSYIIDYYNNQRQHFSEYSCNVMVAVKQPFPYWDEDEQRPLLSCISNFESLNFVNGTLAWFLSFLQYANASNLDISSQEAFQIYLRHFLELKSMFKQDINFTVDNKIQASRFFIQTLNKVPTKDMMIGLRKTAEECPVELLVYHPAFIYFDQYTVIMDNTIQTILVAVIVMLVVSLILIPNPLCSLWVAFAICSVIVGVTGFMALWGVNLDSISMINLLMCIGFSVDFSAHISYSFVSSSQSDVNKKSMNALAHLGYPILQGALSTILGVAVLSMSGSYIFRTFFKIVFLVITFGLLHGLVFIPVFLTLFGSCGKWC; this is encoded by the exons ATGGGCAGAATCCGCACAGATTGCGTAGAGAGACTACTACGCATCTGCTTTGAAATGATGGGTCATTTTATTGGATCTCATCCCTGGTGGTTCTTAATCATCCCCCTCATTCTCTCGGCAAGTCTGGGGAACGGATTTTTTCTTCTCGAGGACAGAATGTCAAACGATATTGAAGAGCAGTTCACACCTGTCGACGGACAAGCCAAGCTGGAGAGGAAATACATCCAAGAAACTTTTCCAGGAAATGATTCCATGTTTTCACGTTTACGACTGAGCACAGATGGGAATTATGCAACTCTCATAGCTACAAGTGACAAGAATATTCTGACTGTGGAGTCGCTCCAAGACATCCTAGACTTAGACTTTAAAGTTAGGAATATGGTACTGCAGTTTAACAACCAGTCATTTCAATATGTGGATGTTTGTGCTGAGGTGATGGGATCCTGCACCTCtaattacattttagatattATTGAATACAGTGCCAACAATATAGACACAATCAATTTGACCTTTCCGTGGTATTACTCTAATTTTAGGAGTATTCCTTTATATTTAAGTCTGGGGAGTGTGAAATTGTACGAGGACAGTTCAGTAGTTGAAAGTGCTAAAGCCATACAGCTCCATTACTATTTAGATGAGggcaacaaaacaaagactgACCTTTGGTTAGAAAGCTTTATTAATTTGGTCTCAAATATATCAACTTCTATTCAG GTGTCATACTCCACTTCCATGTCAATGCAATGGGAATTTAAAAAATCACCAGCTTCCGTCATCTATTCATTCTCCATCACCTATGCCATTACCATCACATTTTCGATCGTATCATGTTGGAG GTTGGATAATGTGAGGACAAAGGTGTGGGTGGCATCCTGTGGCGTGCTCTCCACAGGTCTGGCAGTCCTGAGCGGTTTTGGTGTGCTGTTGTTGCTGGATCAACCTTTTGTCATGACAGTTGCCTCCTGTCCTTTCATGATATTAG GTATTGGACTGGATGATATGTTTATCATGATCTCTTGCTGGCAGAGGACCCGTGTTCTAGACAGTGTCCCCGCCCGGCTGGCCGACACCTACAAGGATGCTGCTGTCTCTATCTCCATCACCTCCCTGACCAACGCGCTTGCTATTTTACTGGGCTGCTGCTCGCCCTTTGGTTCAGTCCGCTCCTTCTGCCTGTACGCAGGGATTTCTATTTGCTTCTGCTATCTGTACAGCATCACCTTCCTGGGGGCGTGCATGGCTTTGAACggacagagagaagcagagaacaAGCACTGGTTCACCTGTGCCAAGATCCCAGAAGACTTACCATCCAGGAATTCAAAAGTCCTTAGTATATGCTGTGTTGGGGGGAGCTACAATCGAAtgacagagaaggagggaacTGACCCAATGAGTTACATGTTTGAGCGCTTCTATGGCCCAATGCTGACCCACAAATTGATGAAAGCTTGTGTATTTGTCATTTATGCAGGCTATCTGGCTGTAGGCATCTATGGTTGTTTTATCTTAAAGGAAGGACTTGATATCAGGAATCTGGCTTTGGATGATTCCTATATCATCGATTACTACAACAATCAAAGGCAGCACTTCTCTGAATATAGCTGTAACGTGATGGTAGCAGTGAAGCAGCCCTTCCCATACTGGGATGAGGATGAACAAAGGCCTCTGCTCTCGTGCATTTCAAATTTTGAGAGTTTGAACTTTGTCAATGGCACTTTAGCTTGGTTTCTTTCCTTTCTACAATATGCAAACGCATCCAATCTCGATATAAGTTCTCAAGAGGCTTTCCAAATATATCTGCGACATTTCTTAGAACTCAAGTCCATGTTCAAACAAGACATCAACTTCACTGTAGACAATAAGATTCAGGCCTCTCGCTTTTTTATTCAGACGCTCAACAAAGTCCCAACAAAGGACATGATGATTGGACTCAGGAAAACAGCAGAGGAATGTCCAGTAGAGCTACTGGTGTACCACCCTGCTTTCATCTACTTTGACCAGTACACTGTCATTATGGACAACACCATTCAAACCATCCTGGTGGCTGTGATCGTGATGCTGGTCGTCTCACTCATCCTGATACCCAATCCTCTTTGTTCCCTGTGGGTGGCCTTTGCAATTTGTTCAGTCATTGTTGGTGTGACAGGGTTCATGGCGCTGTGGGGTGTAAACCTGGACTCCATCTCTATGATCAACCTGCTCATGTGCATTGGTTTTTCTGTAGACTTCTCAGCACATATTTCTTACTCTTTTGTCTCCAGCTCCCAGAGTGATGTGAATAAGAAATCTATGAATGCATTGGCCCATCTAGGCTATCCGATACTGCAAGGAGCACTGTCAACTATTTTAGGAGTGGCGGTGCTGTCCATGTCTGGGAGTTACATCTTTAGGACATTCTTTAAGATTGTGTTTCTTGTGATTACATTTGGGCTGCTCCACGGCTTAGTGTTCATTCCAGTGTTTCTGACTCTGTTTGGTTCCTGTGGGAAGTGGTGTTAA
- the yme1l1b gene encoding ATP-dependent zinc metalloprotease YME1L1b isoform X2, translated as MFSLSMTVQPQVTLPLSHLINVLHSMKSSVGGSSATCKSRKHKEHASGSELHRTEPMWNMRELGLSDLGAQQLDELVNSVLPHLSPQETPLPLGGQTAWHASHLSTHSFFFNKHGFSCGAMPMSYSRQHPSPLQSVCTELQHWPVWVPSRGFKTLKSKTRRLQSSPNRPLESEGFTPSFMKDFLTRDKRVEVESLDSLMKMKSIADGQQYSYQRGFAEGFLKAQVLTQHTQDTLRRSRLILLVLFLVGLYGIAKTPFISGLDSAVDPVQMKNVTFEHVKGIEEAKNELQEVVEFLKNPKKFTVLGGKLPKGVLLVGPPGTGKTLLARAVAGEADVPFYYASGSEFDEMFVGVGASRIRNLFKEAKANAPCVVFIDELDSVGGKRIESPMHPYSRQTINQLLAEMDGFKPNEGVIIIGATNFPEALDNALIRPGRFDMQVTVPKPDVKGRTEILNWYLKKIKIDPAIEANIIARGTVGFSGADLENLVNQAALKAAVDGKDMVTLKELEFAKDKILMGPERRSAEIDEKNKTITAYHESGHAIVAYYTKDAMPINKATIMPRGPSLGHVSMLPENDRWSETRSQLLAQMDVSMGGRVAEEIIFGHEYITTGASSDFDSATKIAKMMVTKFGMCEKLGVMTYTDMTAQSPETQAAVEHEVRVLLKDSYERAKVLLKTHSKEHKNLADALLMYETLDAKEIKLVLEGKALEAS; from the exons atgttttctttgtcaATGACTGTCCAACCACAG GTGACTTTACCTCTTAGCCACCTCATCAATGTCCTTCACTCTATGAAAAGCTCAGTGGGAGGCAGCAGTGCCACCTGCAAATCAAGAAAACACAAGGAGCATGCCTCAGGCTCAGAACTACACCGCACAGAG CCCATGTGGAACATGCGTGAGCTTGGATTATCAGACCTGGGAGCACAGCAGCTGGACGAGCTGGTGAACAGTGTGTTACCACACTTGAGTCCACAGGAGACGCCACTTCCATTGGGTGGACAGACAGCCTGGCACGCCTCACATCTTTCTACACACTCCTTTTTCTTCAATAAGCATG GCTTCTCATGTGGTGCAATGCCCATGTCTTATTCCAGACAGCACCCTTCACCTCTTCAGTCTGTCTGCACAGAGCTACAACACTGGCCAG TGTGGGTCCCAAGCAGAGGCTTTAAAACTTTAAAGAGCAAAACCAGACGACTGCAGTCGTCCCCCAACCGCCCCCTGGAGTCTGAAGGATTCACACCATCTTTTATGAAG GATTTCCTGACACGTGACAAGAGGGTTGAAGTTGAAAGTCTAGACAGcctgatgaagatgaagagcaTAGCTGATGGACAACAGTATTCTTACCAGAGGGGCTTCGCTGAGGGTTTCCTGAAAGCCCAAGTcttgacacaacacacacaag ACACTCTCCGGAGGAGTCGTCTAATCCTGCTGGTGCTGTTTCTGGTTGGACTCTATGGTATCGCCAAGACCCCCTTCATATCGG GCTTGGACTCTGCAGTGGACCCTGTGCAGATGAAAAACGTGACATTTGAGCATGTCAAAGGGATAGAAGAAGCTAAGAACGAACTGCAGGAAGTCGTGGAGTTCCTGAAAAACCCAAAGAAGTTCACAGTATTGGGAGGAAAGCTGCCAAAAG GTGTTTTACTGGTTGGCCCTCCAGGGACCGGAAAGACTCTACTGGCCAGAGCTGTGGCAGGAGAGGCAGATGTGCCATTCTACTACGCCTCCGGGTCCGAATTTGATGAGATGTTTGTTGGAGTGGGAGCCAGCCGCATCAGGAACCTTTTCA AGGAGGCTAAAGCCAATGCTCCCTGTGTGGTCTTCATTGATGAACTGGACAGCGTGGGTGGGAAAAGGATCGAGTCTCCCATGCACCCTTACTCCAGACAGACTATTAACCAACTACTTGCTGAGATGGATGG GTTTAAACCTAACGAAGGTGTGATCATCATTGGAGCAACCAACTTCCCAGAGGCTTTGGATAA tgccctGATCCGCCCAGGACGTTTTGACATGCAGGTGACTGTCCCCAAACCAGATGTGAAAGGGCGCACAGAGATCCTCAACTGGTATCTGAAGAAGATTAAAATAGATCCAG CTATTGAGGCCAATATTATTGCCCGGGGCACAGTGGGCTTCTCTGGCGCTGACCTGGAAAATCTGGTCAACCAGGCTGCCCTGAAGGCAGCAGTCGATGGTAAAGACATGGTCACCCTGAAAGAGCTGGAGTTTGCTAAAGACAAAATCCTCATGG GCCCTGAGAGAAGGAGTGCAGAAATAGATGAGAAGAACAAGACCATCACAGCGTACCATGAATCTGGCCATGCAATAGTAGCTTACTATACCAAAGATGCCATGCCGATTAACAAGGCTACTATCATGCCCAGAGGCCCCAGTCTGGGACAT GTATCCATGCTTCCAGAGAACGATCGCTGGAGTGAGACTCGCTCTCAGCTGCTGGCCCAGATGGACGTCAGTATGGGCGGCCGTGTAGCAGAGGAGATTATATTTGGCCATGAGTACATCACAACTG GTGCATCAAGCGACTTTGATAGTGCCACAAAGATCGCTAAGATGATGGTGACCAAATTTGGAATGTGTGAAAAG TTGGGTGTGATGACCTATACTGACATGACAGCCCAGAGCCCAGAGACACAAGCAGCAGTGGAGCATGAAGTCAGGGTGTTACTGAAG GACTCTTATGAGCGTGCCAAAGTCCTGCTGAAGACTCATTCCAAAGAGCACAAAAACCTGGCAGATGCTCTGCTCATGTATGAGACACTGGATGCCAAAGAGATCAAGCTGGTCCTGGAGGGCAAGGCCCTGGAGGCCAGTTGA
- the yme1l1b gene encoding ATP-dependent zinc metalloprotease YME1L1b isoform X1, whose translation MFSLSMTVQPQVTLPLSHLINVLHSMKSSVGGSSATCKSRKHKEHASGSELHRTEPMWNMRELGLSDLGAQQLDELVNSVLPHLSPQETPLPLGGQTAWHASHLSTHSFFFNKHGFSCGAMPMSYSRQHPSPLQSVCTELQHWPVWVPSRGFKTLKSKTRRLQSSPNRPLESEGFTPSFMKDFLTRDKRVEVESLDSLMKMKSIADGQQYSYQRGFAEGFLKAQVLTQHTQDTLRRSRLILLVLFLVGLYGIAKTPFISVRFRTTSGLDSAVDPVQMKNVTFEHVKGIEEAKNELQEVVEFLKNPKKFTVLGGKLPKGVLLVGPPGTGKTLLARAVAGEADVPFYYASGSEFDEMFVGVGASRIRNLFKEAKANAPCVVFIDELDSVGGKRIESPMHPYSRQTINQLLAEMDGFKPNEGVIIIGATNFPEALDNALIRPGRFDMQVTVPKPDVKGRTEILNWYLKKIKIDPAIEANIIARGTVGFSGADLENLVNQAALKAAVDGKDMVTLKELEFAKDKILMGPERRSAEIDEKNKTITAYHESGHAIVAYYTKDAMPINKATIMPRGPSLGHVSMLPENDRWSETRSQLLAQMDVSMGGRVAEEIIFGHEYITTGASSDFDSATKIAKMMVTKFGMCEKLGVMTYTDMTAQSPETQAAVEHEVRVLLKDSYERAKVLLKTHSKEHKNLADALLMYETLDAKEIKLVLEGKALEAS comes from the exons atgttttctttgtcaATGACTGTCCAACCACAG GTGACTTTACCTCTTAGCCACCTCATCAATGTCCTTCACTCTATGAAAAGCTCAGTGGGAGGCAGCAGTGCCACCTGCAAATCAAGAAAACACAAGGAGCATGCCTCAGGCTCAGAACTACACCGCACAGAG CCCATGTGGAACATGCGTGAGCTTGGATTATCAGACCTGGGAGCACAGCAGCTGGACGAGCTGGTGAACAGTGTGTTACCACACTTGAGTCCACAGGAGACGCCACTTCCATTGGGTGGACAGACAGCCTGGCACGCCTCACATCTTTCTACACACTCCTTTTTCTTCAATAAGCATG GCTTCTCATGTGGTGCAATGCCCATGTCTTATTCCAGACAGCACCCTTCACCTCTTCAGTCTGTCTGCACAGAGCTACAACACTGGCCAG TGTGGGTCCCAAGCAGAGGCTTTAAAACTTTAAAGAGCAAAACCAGACGACTGCAGTCGTCCCCCAACCGCCCCCTGGAGTCTGAAGGATTCACACCATCTTTTATGAAG GATTTCCTGACACGTGACAAGAGGGTTGAAGTTGAAAGTCTAGACAGcctgatgaagatgaagagcaTAGCTGATGGACAACAGTATTCTTACCAGAGGGGCTTCGCTGAGGGTTTCCTGAAAGCCCAAGTcttgacacaacacacacaag ACACTCTCCGGAGGAGTCGTCTAATCCTGCTGGTGCTGTTTCTGGTTGGACTCTATGGTATCGCCAAGACCCCCTTCATATCGG TACGGTTCCGAACCACATCAGGCTTGGACTCTGCAGTGGACCCTGTGCAGATGAAAAACGTGACATTTGAGCATGTCAAAGGGATAGAAGAAGCTAAGAACGAACTGCAGGAAGTCGTGGAGTTCCTGAAAAACCCAAAGAAGTTCACAGTATTGGGAGGAAAGCTGCCAAAAG GTGTTTTACTGGTTGGCCCTCCAGGGACCGGAAAGACTCTACTGGCCAGAGCTGTGGCAGGAGAGGCAGATGTGCCATTCTACTACGCCTCCGGGTCCGAATTTGATGAGATGTTTGTTGGAGTGGGAGCCAGCCGCATCAGGAACCTTTTCA AGGAGGCTAAAGCCAATGCTCCCTGTGTGGTCTTCATTGATGAACTGGACAGCGTGGGTGGGAAAAGGATCGAGTCTCCCATGCACCCTTACTCCAGACAGACTATTAACCAACTACTTGCTGAGATGGATGG GTTTAAACCTAACGAAGGTGTGATCATCATTGGAGCAACCAACTTCCCAGAGGCTTTGGATAA tgccctGATCCGCCCAGGACGTTTTGACATGCAGGTGACTGTCCCCAAACCAGATGTGAAAGGGCGCACAGAGATCCTCAACTGGTATCTGAAGAAGATTAAAATAGATCCAG CTATTGAGGCCAATATTATTGCCCGGGGCACAGTGGGCTTCTCTGGCGCTGACCTGGAAAATCTGGTCAACCAGGCTGCCCTGAAGGCAGCAGTCGATGGTAAAGACATGGTCACCCTGAAAGAGCTGGAGTTTGCTAAAGACAAAATCCTCATGG GCCCTGAGAGAAGGAGTGCAGAAATAGATGAGAAGAACAAGACCATCACAGCGTACCATGAATCTGGCCATGCAATAGTAGCTTACTATACCAAAGATGCCATGCCGATTAACAAGGCTACTATCATGCCCAGAGGCCCCAGTCTGGGACAT GTATCCATGCTTCCAGAGAACGATCGCTGGAGTGAGACTCGCTCTCAGCTGCTGGCCCAGATGGACGTCAGTATGGGCGGCCGTGTAGCAGAGGAGATTATATTTGGCCATGAGTACATCACAACTG GTGCATCAAGCGACTTTGATAGTGCCACAAAGATCGCTAAGATGATGGTGACCAAATTTGGAATGTGTGAAAAG TTGGGTGTGATGACCTATACTGACATGACAGCCCAGAGCCCAGAGACACAAGCAGCAGTGGAGCATGAAGTCAGGGTGTTACTGAAG GACTCTTATGAGCGTGCCAAAGTCCTGCTGAAGACTCATTCCAAAGAGCACAAAAACCTGGCAGATGCTCTGCTCATGTATGAGACACTGGATGCCAAAGAGATCAAGCTGGTCCTGGAGGGCAAGGCCCTGGAGGCCAGTTGA